One Phoenix dactylifera cultivar Barhee BC4 chromosome 8, palm_55x_up_171113_PBpolish2nd_filt_p, whole genome shotgun sequence genomic window carries:
- the LOC103722990 gene encoding uncharacterized protein LOC103722990 — METSPSSSPYLSFPPSRHHHHHHHHTFPLPSPPPDRLPKKRRRPLTVGCASKREADGWDSGGGLVDENMLVLRRRIHEMRMAEKDHLPPSDWMEWEKRYYASYGSDVCEALGLLQTFLMNTRPSLAVGMLVLLALSVPTSVILILMRLVEASPSILSAVHLN; from the coding sequence ATGGAAacatctccctcttcttctccctacCTCTCGTTCCCTCCCTCGCgccatcaccaccaccaccaccatcacaCTTTCCCGTTGCCTTCCCCGCCCCCCGATCGGCTCcccaagaagaggaggaggccgctgACCGTCGGATGTGCATCGAAGAGGGAGGCCGACGGCTGGGATTCCGGGGGCGGGCTGGTGGACGAGAACATGCTGGTCCTCCGGCGGCGCATACACGAGATGCGGATGGCGGAGAAGGACCACTTGCCGCCGTCCGATTGGATGGAGTGGGAGAAGCGGTACTACGCGAGCTACGGCTCTGATGTGTGCGAGGCGCTGGGCCTGCTTCAGACCTTTCTGATGAACACTCGGCCGAGCTTGGCCGTCGGGATGCTGGTACTCCTCGCGTTGAGTGTGCCCACTTCGGTCATCTTGATTTTGATGCGTTTGGTGGAGGCATCACCGTCGATTCTATCGGCAGTCCATCTTAACTAA